In a genomic window of Methanogenium sp. S4BF:
- a CDS encoding 30S ribosomal protein S5, with protein sequence MAYEQEEWVPITGLGRQVAAGEFTSLKEVLDIGRPIKEPGIVDYFLPDLEDEVLDINMVQRMTDSGRRVKFRAVVVVGNRDGYIGYGQAKDAQVGNAIKKAIANAKINVICVKRGCGSWECGCGEGHSIPMRVQGKAGSVTITLIPAPQGIGLVTGDIGKKVLVLAGVTDIWTSSFGQTRTTINFAKATFDALKNSNLVRTGVME encoded by the coding sequence ATGGCCTATGAACAGGAAGAATGGGTTCCTATCACAGGCCTCGGAAGACAGGTTGCTGCCGGCGAGTTTACAAGCCTGAAAGAAGTGCTTGACATCGGCAGACCTATTAAAGAGCCAGGTATTGTCGATTATTTCCTCCCTGACCTTGAGGATGAAGTACTTGACATCAACATGGTTCAGAGAATGACCGACAGTGGCCGGCGTGTCAAATTCCGTGCTGTCGTCGTTGTGGGAAACCGTGACGGCTACATCGGCTACGGACAGGCAAAGGACGCACAGGTCGGCAATGCCATCAAGAAGGCAATTGCAAATGCAAAAATCAATGTCATCTGCGTAAAGCGCGGATGCGGCAGCTGGGAATGTGGCTGCGGTGAAGGACACTCCATTCCAATGCGTGTCCAGGGGAAGGCAGGCAGTGTGACCATCACACTGATTCCGGCACCCCAGGGTATCGGTCTTGTGACCGGTGACATTGGAAAGAAGGTTCTTGTACTTGCAGGCGTCACCGATATCTGGACCTCCTCATTCGGACAGACCCGGACAACCATCAACTTTGCAAAGGCTACCTTTGATGCACTGAAGAATTCAAACCTCGTCAGAACAGGAGTGATGGAGTAA
- a CDS encoding 50S ribosomal protein L18, producing MATGPRYFVPFRRRHEGKTDYYSRMRLLLSEKPRMVVRKTNRQIIIQLVEATLEGDRTLVAAYSNDLEAFGFTGATGNTPAAYLTGMLFAVRAQNAGYEEAILDIGLIRSTPGGKVFGALKGAVDGGLNVPHGESILPDEDRLKGAHIAAYAPERAADLVANVEQAAEAIMKELK from the coding sequence ATGGCAACCGGACCACGGTATTTTGTCCCGTTCAGAAGGAGACACGAGGGCAAGACCGATTATTACTCCCGGATGCGGCTTCTCCTCTCCGAGAAACCGCGTATGGTCGTACGCAAGACCAACCGGCAGATCATCATCCAGCTGGTAGAAGCTACCCTTGAGGGTGACCGGACACTTGTTGCGGCATACTCAAACGATTTGGAAGCATTCGGGTTTACCGGTGCTACCGGAAACACACCTGCAGCATATCTGACCGGCATGCTCTTTGCAGTCCGTGCACAGAATGCAGGCTATGAAGAAGCCATCCTCGACATTGGTCTGATTCGTTCAACCCCTGGCGGGAAGGTGTTTGGGGCACTGAAAGGCGCTGTAGATGGCGGCCTGAATGTCCCTCACGGTGAATCGATTCTTCCGGATGAGGACAGGCTGAAGGGCGCACACATTGCAGCATATGCACCTGAGCGTGCAGCAGATCTTGTTGCAAATGTGGAACAGGCAGCAGAAGCAATCATGAAGGAGCTGAAGTAA
- a CDS encoding 50S ribosomal protein L19e, translating into MSDLKNQRRIAAAVLKCGVNRVWLDSEREDEIENAISREDIRGLIEEGAIRAKPVKGVSRGRARLLTAKRAYGHCKGHGRRKGAANARTPSKRVWIKKIRAIRRELRILRDDGSIDATLYRRIYRKAAGGQYRSVAHMKAQLEQIQGRMN; encoded by the coding sequence ATGAGTGATCTCAAAAATCAGCGTCGTATCGCAGCAGCTGTTCTGAAGTGCGGTGTCAACCGTGTCTGGCTGGACAGCGAGCGTGAAGATGAGATTGAAAATGCAATCTCACGTGAGGATATCCGCGGTCTTATTGAAGAGGGCGCAATCCGTGCAAAGCCGGTAAAAGGTGTCAGCCGTGGCCGTGCCCGTCTTCTCACCGCAAAGCGTGCATATGGCCACTGTAAGGGTCATGGACGCAGGAAAGGAGCCGCTAATGCACGGACACCGTCGAAGCGGGTCTGGATCAAGAAGATCCGTGCAATTCGGCGTGAACTCCGGATACTGCGTGACGACGGCAGCATTGATGCTACGCTGTACCGCAGAATATACCGGAAGGCAGCAGGCGGTCAGTACCGCAGTGTGGCACATATGAAAGCACAGCTTGAGCAGATTCAGGGGAGGATGAACTAA
- a CDS encoding 50S ribosomal protein L32e, protein MADEKMRLIRARTGKRVTFKRQCLSQKKKLDDVWRRPRGLQSKQRMHKRAKGRHPKPGFGSPVAVRGLHPSGYEEILVFAPADLEGLSPEMHAVRVGGTVGNRKREVIQDKALALGLKVINLKDASMQAAEEPEVVEEDVEEEVASDE, encoded by the coding sequence ATGGCTGACGAAAAGATGAGACTTATCCGTGCACGCACCGGAAAGCGGGTAACATTTAAACGCCAGTGTCTTTCCCAAAAGAAGAAGCTGGATGATGTATGGAGACGCCCACGTGGTCTTCAGAGTAAGCAGCGCATGCATAAGCGTGCAAAGGGCAGACACCCAAAACCCGGGTTCGGAAGCCCTGTCGCTGTTCGTGGACTTCACCCCAGCGGATATGAAGAAATTCTCGTGTTCGCACCTGCAGACCTTGAAGGGCTCAGCCCCGAGATGCATGCAGTCCGTGTTGGAGGCACCGTAGGCAACCGGAAGCGCGAAGTCATTCAGGACAAGGCGCTTGCACTTGGTCTTAAGGTTATCAACCTGAAGGACGCATCCATGCAGGCTGCAGAAGAGCCTGAGGTTGTGGAAGAGGACGTTGAGGAAGAGGTGGCTTCTGATGAGTGA
- a CDS encoding 50S ribosomal protein L6, with the protein MLSERTVEIPAGVTATMDGTTLIVEGPKGKLTRNMRYPGIDVSCDGTVFTVSTASTRKKILAMIGTYAALARNMCAGVTEGYEYKMKVVYSHFPIQLKKTETALEIINFLGEKQPRVARISEGVTVSTGNDELTISGIDKELVGTTAARIERATHVRNRDPRVFQDGIYIIEKA; encoded by the coding sequence ATGCTGAGTGAACGTACTGTTGAGATTCCCGCGGGTGTCACCGCAACGATGGATGGGACGACCCTCATCGTTGAGGGACCCAAAGGAAAACTCACACGGAATATGCGCTACCCGGGCATAGATGTCTCCTGCGATGGCACGGTTTTTACCGTTTCAACTGCATCGACACGGAAGAAAATTCTTGCAATGATCGGGACCTATGCAGCCCTTGCACGCAATATGTGCGCCGGGGTTACAGAAGGGTATGAATATAAGATGAAAGTGGTTTACAGTCACTTCCCTATCCAGCTCAAGAAGACTGAGACAGCTCTTGAGATTATCAATTTCCTCGGCGAGAAGCAGCCGCGGGTTGCACGGATTTCAGAGGGAGTGACCGTTTCAACCGGAAACGACGAACTCACTATCTCAGGCATCGATAAAGAACTCGTAGGCACCACAGCCGCCCGTATTGAGCGGGCTACGCATGTGCGCAACCGTGATCCCCGTGTGTTCCAGGATGGAATATACATCATTGAGAAGGCGTGA
- a CDS encoding 30S ribosomal protein S8 — protein MARLNPIADAMSTIKNASDVGKTSCIVEPAGRLLGSMLGIMKEKGYIAEFELIEDGRGGQFNVKLNGNINKCGVISPRYSVKLAELEEWETQYLPAKNFGLLLMSTSKGVVSHEQARKAGVGGELLGYVY, from the coding sequence ATGGCACGATTAAATCCGATTGCAGATGCAATGAGCACCATCAAGAACGCCTCCGATGTCGGCAAGACGAGCTGTATCGTTGAACCGGCAGGCAGGCTTCTCGGTTCAATGCTCGGCATCATGAAAGAGAAGGGCTATATTGCAGAATTTGAACTCATTGAAGATGGCCGTGGCGGTCAGTTCAATGTGAAACTGAACGGAAACATCAACAAATGCGGTGTTATCTCACCGCGGTACTCCGTGAAGTTGGCAGAGCTTGAAGAATGGGAGACACAGTACCTTCCGGCCAAGAATTTTGGTCTTCTGCTGATGTCCACGTCAAAGGGCGTGGTGTCACATGAGCAGGCCAGAAAAGCAGGCGTCGGCGGGGAACTGCTCGGGTATGTATACTAA
- a CDS encoding 30S ribosomal protein S14: protein MAEQGNKSGASPKKFGRGANECQMCGRKQGLVRRHNIMLCRQCFRDNAAKIGFKKMN from the coding sequence ATGGCAGAACAGGGGAATAAATCCGGTGCATCACCGAAGAAATTCGGTCGTGGTGCAAATGAGTGCCAGATGTGCGGAAGAAAGCAGGGGCTTGTCCGCCGGCACAATATTATGCTCTGCCGTCAGTGCTTCCGGGACAATGCCGCTAAAATCGGCTTTAAGAAGATGAACTAG
- a CDS encoding 50S ribosomal protein L5 codes for MNPMQGLYVDKVIVHMGVGEAGDKLVKGENIITAITGQTPIRAYAKRTQPAFGIRKGQPLGCRVTLRGARAEEFVRTALEIVENTLSASQFDATGNFSFGIEEHTDFPGQSYDPMIGIYGMDVNVVLERKGIRIVRRSIQKKKLPTKQRVTKADAVAYMNEAFNVEVI; via the coding sequence GTGAACCCAATGCAGGGACTCTATGTCGATAAAGTCATCGTGCACATGGGTGTCGGTGAAGCCGGTGACAAACTCGTCAAAGGAGAGAACATTATCACCGCTATTACCGGACAGACTCCAATTCGTGCCTATGCGAAGAGGACCCAGCCTGCATTCGGTATCCGGAAGGGACAGCCGCTTGGATGCCGCGTCACCCTCCGTGGTGCCCGTGCAGAGGAATTTGTGCGCACTGCCCTTGAAATTGTAGAAAATACACTTTCAGCTTCCCAGTTCGATGCAACCGGCAACTTCTCATTCGGTATTGAGGAACACACTGACTTCCCGGGCCAGAGCTACGATCCGATGATCGGTATCTATGGAATGGATGTCAACGTTGTTCTTGAGCGCAAGGGCATTCGCATTGTGCGCAGATCAATTCAGAAGAAAAAGCTCCCGACAAAACAGCGTGTCACCAAAGCAGACGCTGTGGCGTACATGAATGAAGCATTCAATGTAGAGGTAATCTAA
- a CDS encoding 30S ribosomal protein S4e: protein MSNHLKRLNSPGSWRIAKKTNTFVTKTAPGPHNASAMPMAVWLRDHMGIALTMSEVKRVLKSRAVLVNGAVCTDPKMGIGVFDIIALPSVDKYFRILRAKRGDIVSVPISAEAAQSRLCKIADKTIVKGGKIQLNLRYGANIIVDTQDYKPKDSVVVSMNPENKFEVTDHFAFKEGNTAMVIGGRHSGKIGKITQIDVLPGSIPNRVILAEDGTGEAFETIENYVFMIGREESVISEWGIEQ from the coding sequence ATGTCGAACCACTTAAAGAGGCTCAACAGCCCTGGTTCATGGCGTATTGCCAAGAAGACGAACACATTTGTGACAAAGACCGCACCCGGTCCTCACAATGCAAGCGCAATGCCAATGGCAGTGTGGCTGCGTGACCACATGGGAATCGCACTCACAATGAGCGAGGTCAAGCGTGTCCTCAAGAGCCGTGCAGTGCTTGTGAACGGTGCTGTCTGCACTGACCCAAAGATGGGTATCGGTGTATTTGACATCATCGCTCTTCCGTCTGTGGACAAGTACTTCCGTATTCTCCGTGCAAAGCGCGGCGATATTGTCTCCGTTCCCATCTCCGCAGAAGCAGCACAGAGCCGCCTCTGCAAGATTGCAGACAAGACAATCGTGAAGGGCGGAAAGATTCAGCTGAATCTCCGCTACGGTGCAAACATCATCGTCGACACACAGGACTACAAACCAAAAGACTCTGTTGTCGTCTCCATGAATCCGGAGAACAAATTCGAAGTCACTGACCACTTTGCCTTTAAAGAGGGCAACACAGCAATGGTCATTGGTGGACGCCACTCCGGAAAGATCGGCAAAATAACCCAGATTGACGTACTTCCCGGAAGTATTCCAAACCGTGTCATTCTTGCAGAGGACGGCACCGGTGAGGCATTCGAGACGATTGAGAACTACGTCTTTATGATCGGACGCGAGGAGTCTGTAATCAGCGAATGGGGGATTGAACAGTGA
- the rplX gene encoding 50S ribosomal protein L24 gives MVRIASTQPRKQRKYRYNAPLHARGRFLNAPLSKELREQYSRRNVRVVTGDTVRVIRGDFAGDEGIVDMVDLETSRIIVHGVASTRADGTEVPRPVDASNVCIVKLNLKDKRREEKLEAKK, from the coding sequence ATGGTACGTATTGCAAGCACACAACCGCGCAAACAGCGCAAATACCGCTACAATGCACCCCTTCATGCCAGGGGTCGTTTCCTGAATGCTCCGCTTTCAAAGGAACTCCGGGAACAGTACAGCCGCAGAAATGTGCGTGTTGTAACCGGTGACACCGTCCGTGTCATTCGTGGAGACTTTGCCGGCGATGAAGGTATTGTTGACATGGTTGATCTCGAGACGTCGCGGATCATTGTCCACGGTGTTGCATCAACCCGTGCAGACGGAACTGAGGTTCCGCGCCCGGTAGATGCATCCAATGTATGCATCGTGAAACTGAATCTGAAAGACAAACGTCGTGAGGAGAAGCTGGAGGCGAAGAAGTAA
- a CDS encoding 50S ribosomal protein L14: MKAKQSRTPRALATGSRLVCVDNTGARQVEIVSVDRYHGVRRRQPKLGLGDIATVTVKKGTPDMRKKLVKAVVIRQKKEIRRVSGLRLSFEDNAMVVVNERGEPKGTEIKGPVAREVAERFPKIGSMATIIV; this comes from the coding sequence ATGAAAGCAAAACAATCCCGTACACCCCGTGCACTCGCAACAGGCAGCCGCCTTGTCTGCGTTGACAACACCGGTGCACGCCAGGTAGAGATTGTTTCTGTAGACCGGTACCACGGCGTACGCCGCCGCCAGCCCAAACTGGGTCTGGGGGATATTGCAACGGTCACGGTCAAAAAAGGCACTCCCGACATGCGTAAGAAGCTCGTGAAGGCAGTCGTCATCAGGCAGAAGAAGGAGATCAGGAGAGTTTCCGGCCTTCGTCTGTCGTTTGAGGACAACGCAATGGTAGTAGTGAACGAACGCGGAGAACCCAAGGGAACCGAGATTAAAGGCCCTGTCGCACGTGAAGTGGCAGAGCGTTTCCCCAAGATCGGTTCAATGGCGACCATTATCGTCTGA
- a CDS encoding 30S ribosomal protein S17, whose protein sequence is MAKNTGLNVPIPEKECNDVNCPFHGTLPVRGQVITGKVVSDRMQGSVVVSRDYLHYVKKYKRYEKRSSHIHAHHSPCIDLRVGDMVKIAECRPLSKTKKFVVVEVMTE, encoded by the coding sequence ATGGCTAAAAACACAGGATTGAACGTCCCCATTCCCGAAAAGGAATGTAATGACGTGAACTGTCCATTTCACGGCACTTTACCGGTGCGCGGCCAGGTGATTACCGGTAAGGTCGTGAGTGACCGGATGCAGGGATCAGTAGTAGTCTCCCGTGACTACCTGCATTATGTGAAGAAATACAAGCGTTATGAAAAACGCAGTTCACATATCCATGCCCATCACTCTCCCTGCATTGATCTCAGAGTAGGCGACATGGTAAAGATTGCCGAATGCCGCCCACTCTCAAAGACCAAGAAATTTGTCGTCGTTGAGGTGATGACAGAATGA
- a CDS encoding ribonuclease P protein component 1: MITAQNVCRHELIGLPIRVHASSNPTQTGISGVVCGESRQMIEICAGDRTLRVAKKCATFDLHLPDDTHVRVDGSVLVMRPERRISMRIRN, from the coding sequence ATGATCACCGCACAGAACGTCTGCCGGCATGAACTCATCGGGCTTCCGATACGGGTTCATGCTTCATCAAACCCCACCCAGACCGGTATTTCCGGTGTGGTCTGCGGCGAGTCCAGGCAGATGATTGAGATCTGTGCCGGTGACCGCACCCTCCGGGTTGCAAAGAAATGTGCGACCTTTGACCTGCACCTTCCCGATGATACCCACGTACGGGTTGATGGGTCGGTGCTGGTTATGCGGCCTGAAAGAAGAATCAGCATGCGAATCAGAAACTGA
- the rpmC gene encoding 50S ribosomal protein L29 produces the protein MAIFRAAEVADFSDVELQEQLAKLRLELVENNGKVSAGGAPENPGRIREIRRTIARISTEQNKRRNA, from the coding sequence ATGGCAATCTTTCGTGCAGCAGAAGTCGCTGATTTCAGTGATGTTGAACTCCAGGAGCAGCTTGCAAAGCTCAGGCTTGAACTGGTTGAGAATAACGGAAAAGTGAGTGCAGGAGGCGCACCGGAGAACCCCGGACGCATCCGTGAAATCCGGAGAACAATCGCCCGGATCAGCACTGAGCAGAACAAGCGCCGCAACGCCTGA
- a CDS encoding 30S ribosomal protein S3: MGIEKRFVADGVRAARVQNYLEKELKRAGYGGMEIVRTPLGTQITIFAEKPGIVIGKGGKVVRQLTTDLQNDYGIESPQIEVQQVDEPSFNAQIMAERLANSLERGWYFRKAGNSVLRRVMDSGALGCEVVLSGKLTGARSRVQKFTEGYVKHSGEPSVTIVDHGFALAIKKLGTIGVQVKIIPPGARLPDTFEVLEPQAVAPEEPVYEAADIEEDIIGAEIDAELEAAEDVPVQEEF; encoded by the coding sequence ATGGGAATCGAGAAGAGATTTGTAGCGGATGGTGTCCGCGCAGCACGTGTCCAGAACTACCTTGAAAAGGAGCTGAAACGTGCAGGCTACGGCGGCATGGAGATTGTCCGGACCCCTCTCGGCACTCAGATCACCATCTTTGCCGAAAAGCCAGGTATTGTCATCGGAAAGGGCGGCAAGGTTGTCCGTCAGCTGACCACCGACCTCCAGAATGACTATGGTATCGAGTCCCCGCAGATTGAAGTCCAGCAGGTGGACGAGCCAAGTTTCAACGCCCAGATTATGGCAGAGAGACTTGCAAATTCACTCGAGCGCGGCTGGTATTTCCGCAAGGCAGGGAACAGTGTTCTCCGCCGTGTAATGGATTCCGGTGCACTCGGCTGTGAGGTCGTTCTTTCAGGGAAACTGACCGGCGCCCGTTCACGTGTCCAGAAGTTCACCGAGGGCTATGTAAAGCACTCCGGTGAGCCATCTGTGACCATCGTCGATCACGGGTTTGCCCTTGCAATCAAGAAGCTTGGAACCATCGGTGTTCAGGTCAAGATCATCCCGCCGGGAGCACGTCTGCCTGATACCTTTGAGGTGCTCGAGCCCCAGGCCGTCGCTCCTGAAGAGCCGGTATATGAGGCCGCAGACATCGAAGAAGACATCATTGGTGCAGAGATTGACGCTGAACTCGAAGCAGCTGAGGATGTTCCCGTACAGGAGGAATTCTGA
- a CDS encoding 50S ribosomal protein L22 translates to MARTAYSIKPEGESARAKANELPISPKHSIEIAREVRGMKTKDAIEYLEDVVALKRAVPFRRFNRDVAHKRGLKGWDAGRYPVKASSYFIKLIRSVEKNAEYIGLDTENLVIYQISANRGRRTRGIFPRAMGRATPKFAESVNIEIAVKEA, encoded by the coding sequence ATGGCAAGAACAGCATATTCTATTAAACCAGAGGGCGAATCTGCCCGCGCAAAGGCAAACGAACTTCCGATTTCCCCGAAGCATTCAATTGAGATTGCCCGTGAAGTCAGAGGGATGAAGACCAAAGACGCAATTGAATACCTTGAGGATGTTGTTGCACTGAAGCGTGCAGTACCATTCCGCCGGTTCAACAGAGATGTTGCACACAAGCGTGGCCTGAAGGGCTGGGATGCCGGCCGGTACCCCGTCAAGGCATCCTCATACTTCATCAAACTGATCAGATCAGTTGAGAAGAACGCGGAATACATTGGTCTTGACACAGAAAACCTCGTAATTTATCAGATATCTGCAAACCGTGGCCGCAGAACACGGGGCATCTTCCCCCGTGCAATGGGACGCGCCACACCGAAATTCGCAGAGTCTGTCAACATCGAGATTGCAGTGAAGGAGGCCTGA
- a CDS encoding 30S ribosomal protein S19, with product MAKKTQRRLPRRKEEFTYHGYKIEDLQQMGMSELLPIMPARIRRRINRGLSPGHESLLHDIRGGKERIRTHLRDMIILPEMVGQTIEIHNGKNFMPVEIQPEAVFHYLGEFAPTRGRVNHGSAGIGATRSSKFVPLK from the coding sequence ATGGCAAAAAAGACACAGAGAAGGTTGCCGAGGCGGAAAGAGGAATTCACCTACCACGGCTACAAAATTGAAGATCTGCAGCAGATGGGCATGAGCGAACTCCTGCCCATTATGCCTGCACGGATTCGCCGCCGGATCAACCGCGGCCTTTCCCCGGGACACGAGAGCCTGTTGCATGATATCAGAGGTGGCAAGGAACGTATCCGGACTCACCTCCGTGATATGATCATTCTCCCCGAGATGGTTGGACAAACTATTGAAATCCACAATGGCAAGAATTTCATGCCGGTGGAGATTCAGCCCGAGGCTGTCTTCCATTATCTGGGAGAGTTTGCGCCAACCCGCGGACGTGTGAACCACGGCAGTGCCGGTATCGGAGCAACCCGGTCGAGTAAATTCGTACCCCTGAAGTGA
- a CDS encoding 50S ribosomal protein L2 has translation MGKRIISQNRGRGGPTYRAPSHKYKAELKHPGTIGETVSGVVIDIEHDPARHTPIAKVELDGSKKKMFMLITEGVGIGDKIVWGPEAPVKNGNTLTLAAVPVGAYVCNVEARPNDGGKFIRASGVQAQVIGKDEGRVGIKMPSGKHKWFNADCRATIGIVAGGGRSEKPFVKAGKKFHKMKSQAQKWPRSKAVCMNVIDHPFGGGGHQHVGRPKSSARGTSPGRKVGHIASKRTGRK, from the coding sequence ATGGGTAAACGCATTATATCCCAGAACCGTGGTCGTGGAGGCCCGACATACCGTGCACCTTCACACAAATACAAGGCTGAACTCAAGCACCCCGGTACGATCGGTGAGACCGTCAGCGGTGTTGTGATCGATATCGAGCACGACCCTGCCCGGCACACGCCCATTGCCAAGGTCGAGCTTGACGGCAGCAAAAAGAAGATGTTCATGCTCATTACCGAAGGTGTGGGCATTGGCGACAAGATCGTATGGGGCCCTGAAGCTCCGGTGAAGAACGGAAACACACTCACCCTTGCTGCAGTCCCTGTCGGTGCCTACGTCTGTAATGTCGAGGCACGGCCAAATGACGGCGGCAAGTTCATTCGTGCATCCGGTGTGCAGGCACAGGTTATCGGCAAGGACGAAGGCCGCGTCGGTATCAAGATGCCCTCCGGCAAGCACAAATGGTTCAACGCAGACTGTCGTGCCACCATCGGCATTGTCGCCGGTGGCGGACGCAGTGAGAAGCCGTTTGTCAAGGCAGGAAAGAAATTCCACAAGATGAAATCCCAGGCACAGAAATGGCCGCGTTCCAAGGCTGTCTGTATGAATGTCATTGACCACCCGTTCGGTGGCGGTGGACACCAGCATGTCGGCAGGCCAAAGAGCAGTGCCCGTGGCACATCACCTGGACGAAAAGTCGGACATATCGCCTCGAAGAGGACCGGAAGGAAATAG
- a CDS encoding 50S ribosomal protein L23, protein MIIKTPYVSEKASMMLDTDGKLQFIVRRDADKNKIARAVEEMFAHKVASVTTLMTMKGQKKAIVTFEDKKAGEEILSRLGIL, encoded by the coding sequence ATGATAATTAAGACTCCCTATGTCTCAGAAAAGGCATCCATGATGCTCGACACTGACGGCAAACTTCAGTTCATTGTCCGCCGTGACGCAGACAAAAACAAGATCGCACGTGCAGTCGAGGAGATGTTTGCTCACAAAGTAGCATCTGTTACGACTCTGATGACAATGAAAGGCCAGAAGAAAGCCATTGTCACATTTGAAGACAAGAAAGCTGGTGAAGAGATACTTTCACGGCTGGGAATCCTCTGA
- the rpl4p gene encoding 50S ribosomal protein L4 has translation MKAQISTIDGGSAGEIELPAVFGETYRPDLIKNAVLALQSERYQPHGTDPRAGMRTSAVSWGSGRGVAQVPRLKNGSRVARIPQAVGGRAAHPPKVEKKLVRKINKQEKRLAIRSAIAATMNEELISARGHLFEGTVPVIFEDAFEGLTTAKDVVAALSVAGVYADVERSAASKKVRAGRGKMRGRRYKQRKSLLIVTSEAPLRAAVNLAGVDAVAVGELNAELLAPGTQAGRLTVWTAGALKKLEMM, from the coding sequence ATGAAGGCACAGATTTCAACAATTGACGGTGGTTCAGCAGGAGAGATTGAGCTCCCTGCAGTCTTTGGAGAGACCTACCGTCCGGACCTCATCAAAAACGCGGTTCTGGCACTTCAGAGTGAGCGTTACCAGCCGCACGGCACCGATCCACGGGCAGGGATGCGCACATCCGCTGTCTCCTGGGGCAGTGGCCGTGGTGTTGCACAGGTCCCGCGCCTGAAGAACGGATCACGTGTTGCACGTATCCCGCAGGCAGTTGGTGGACGCGCAGCACACCCTCCAAAAGTGGAGAAGAAGCTGGTCCGTAAGATCAATAAACAGGAGAAGCGCCTTGCCATTCGGTCTGCTATTGCAGCAACCATGAACGAGGAGCTGATCTCCGCACGCGGCCATCTCTTTGAAGGTACCGTCCCCGTCATCTTTGAAGATGCATTCGAGGGTCTGACCACCGCAAAGGATGTCGTAGCAGCACTCTCTGTCGCAGGCGTATACGCCGATGTAGAGCGCTCTGCAGCAAGCAAAAAGGTACGTGCAGGCCGTGGCAAGATGCGTGGCCGCCGGTACAAGCAGCGCAAGAGCCTGCTGATTGTCACCAGCGAAGCACCCCTGCGTGCAGCAGTCAACCTTGCAGGTGTGGATGCTGTCGCTGTGGGCGAACTGAACGCTGAACTGCTCGCACCAGGCACACAGGCCGGGCGCCTGACTGTCTGGACTGCAGGTGCACTGAAGAAACTGGAGATGATGTGA